Proteins encoded together in one Triticum dicoccoides isolate Atlit2015 ecotype Zavitan chromosome 7B, WEW_v2.0, whole genome shotgun sequence window:
- the LOC119338136 gene encoding uncharacterized protein LOC119338136: protein MPRIPMIRFPKRHLKVPSPAAAQPADQHATLMSRLGAKVEAPSSGEKKNYRFRSDVPSAPSHNAVGGPASQLPKRKPLSEEEIEAIMQGGVF, encoded by the exons ATGCCGCGCATTCCCATGATCAGATTCCCCAAGAGGCATCTCAAAGTCCCATCCCCAGCAG CGGCGCAGCCTGCAGATCAGCACGCGACCCTCATGTCCCGATTGG GAGCTAAAGTAGAGGCACCATCTTCTGGAGAGAAAAAGAATTACCGCTTTAGATCAGATGTGCCTTCCGCACCTTCTCATAATGCTGTTGGAGGGCCAGCTTCACAGCTTCCCAAGCGCAAACCACTATCTGAGGAAGAGATTGAAGCTATCATG CAAGGCGGTGTCTTCTGA
- the LOC119335536 gene encoding pentatricopeptide repeat-containing protein At1g08070, chloroplastic-like produces MLPSILSKSRNAPSPAGHRRRLRHLLSSSLGRATTLPPTTAIAASPPSPSTNSHLASSPHTYHHYTSILQSCVAAGSLRAGRQLHGRLLVSGLGPDTVLFTKLVDLYAACGHVGHARRLFDGMPKRNVFLWNVLIRAYAREGPREAAVQLYRGMAEHGVEPDNFTYPLVLKACAALLDMETGREVHERVSGTRWGQDVFVCASIVDMYAKCGCVDNARAVFDGIAVRDAVVWNSMIAAYGQNGWPMEALSLCRDMAANGIGPTIATLVSTISAAADAAALPRGRELHGFGWRRGFGREDKLKTSLVDMYAKSGWVQVARILFEQLMKTELVSWNAMICGYGMHGHADEALALFNKMRGDAQVSPDNITFVGVLSACNHGGMVEEAKEFFDLMVDVYSINPTVQHYTCLVDVLGHTGRFEEAYDLIKGMPIKPDSGIWGALLNGCKIHKNVELGELALQKLIELEPEDAGNYVHLSNIYAQSGKWEKAARVRKLMTNRGLKKILACSWIELKGKTHGFLVGDASHPRSDEIYEELERLEGLMSDAGYVPDTMPVFHNVGDDEKRNMVRSHSERLAIAFGLISTPPGTKLLVTKNLRVCEDCHVVIKLISKIVQREIIIRDVNRYHHFVNGECSCKDYW; encoded by the coding sequence ATGCTTCCCTCCATCCTTTCAAAATCAAGAAACGCGCCGTCACCCGCCGGACACCGCCGCCGTCTCCGTCATCTCCTCTCCTCTTCGCTCGGCAGGGCTACAACCCTCCCACCCACCACCGCCATTGCAGCATCACCACCATCTCCAAGCACCAACTCCCACCTCGCTTCTTCCCCTCATACCTACCACCACTACACCTCCATCCTCCAATCCTGCGTCGCCGCTGGTTCTCTGCGCGCCGGCAGGCAGCTCCATGGCAGGCTCCTCGTCTCGGGCCTCGGCCCTGACACGGTCTTGTTCACCAAGCTAGTTGATCTGTATGCTGCCTGCGGCCATGTTGGGCACGCGCGCCGCCTGTTCGACGGAATGCCCAAGCGGAACGTGTTCCTGTGGAACGTGCTGATCAGGGCCTACGCGCGGGAGGGGCCTCGCGAGGCCGCGGTGCAGCTCTACCGTGGGATGGCGGAGCATGGTGTGGAGCCGGATAACTTCACATACCCGCTGGTGCTCAAGGCATGCGCGGCGCTCCTGGACATGGAGACCGGGAGGGAGGTGCACGAGCGCGTCTCGGGCACGCGGTGGGGCCAGGACGTGTTTGTGTGCGCAAGTATTGTTGACATGTATGCCAAGTGCGGGTGTGTGGACAATGCTCGAGCGGTGTTTGATGGGATTGCTGTGAGAGATGCTGTGGTGTGGAATTCGATGATTGCTGCATATGGGCAGAATGGGTGGCCCATGGAGGCGCTTTCACTGTGCCGCGACATGGCTGCCAATGGTATTGGGCCCACAATTGCTACTCTGGTGAGTACAATATCAGCGGCGGCTGACGCCGCTGCTCTGCCTAGAGGGAGAGAGCTGCATGGATTTGGGTGGAGGAGGGGATTTGGGCGGGAGGATAAGCTGAAAACTTCCCTTGTGGACATGTATGCCAAGAGTGGGTGGGTTCAGGTGGCTCGCATTCTCTTTGAGCAACTTATGAAGACGGAACTCGTTTCTTGGAATGCCATGATATGTGGATACGGGATGCATGGCCATGCTGACGAAGCGCTTGCACTGTTTAACAAAATGAGGGGAGATGCTCAAGTATCTCCTGACAACATCACTTTTGTTGGGGTTTTATCTGCCTGCAACCATGGAGGGATGGTAGAAGAAGCAAAAGAATTCTTTGATCTGATGGTGGATGTGTACTCCATCAATCCAACGGTGCAGCATTACACTTGCCTTGTAGATGTTCTTGGTCACACTGGTAGGTTTGAGGAAGCATATGATCTCATCAAGGGGATGCCTATCAAACCGGATTCAGGGATATGGGGTGCGCTTCTCAATGGTTGTAAGATCCACAAAAATGTTGAACTAGGTGAGCTGGCCCTGCAGAAGTTGATTGAGCTTGAGCCTGAAGATGCTGGTAATTATGTGCATCTATCAAATATCTATGCTCAGTCTGGGAAATGGGAAAAGGCTGCAAGGGTGAGAAAGCTAATGACCAACAGAGGCCTGAAAAAAATCCTCGCTTGCAGTTGGATTGAGTTGAAAGGGAAAACACATGGATTTCTAGTTGGGGATGCATCTCATCCTAGATCAGATGAAATATATGAAGAGTTAGAGAGATTGGAAGGTCTCATGAGTGATGCTGGTTATGTGCCTGACACAATGCCAGTTTTCCACAATGTGGGTGATGATGAAAAGAGGAATATGGTGAGAAGCCACAGTGAGAGGTTGGCCATTGCGTTTGGGCTCATTAGTACACCTCCTGGGACAAAGCTTCTTGTGACTAAGAATCTTCGAGTTTGCGAGGACTGTCATGTTGTTATCAAGCTGATTTCAAAGATCGTGCAGCGGGAAATCATCATAAGAGATGTTAACCGTTACCATCACTTTGTAAATGGTGAGTGCTCTTGCAAAGACTACTGGTAG
- the LOC119338238 gene encoding uncharacterized protein LOC119338238, with the protein MAMTQSSFARRPPPSAALTSPSSSSWSPPRHGPRRRRALTAAFSLHFRPEDVAELAHNKVLIAATVAGVIGQLAKPFTSGRDGGKIDIVRVAAQSGGMPSTHSAAVVAVTTSLALERGFADSIFGMSVVFASIVMYDAQGVRREVGKHARLLNKLWALREQTTQDQEDGGDQVHSTPEPVPANLEMATELVSVPQDASMSQRSNAMPSSTRGAATRLPRPNTLQSSEPELTELTEEYNRLSESVGHTEAQVTVGALLGFVVSLAVHATL; encoded by the exons ATGGCCATGACCCAGTCGTCCTTCGCTCGCCGCCCACCCCCCTCCGCGGCGctcacctctccctcctcctcctcctggtctCCCCCGAGGCacgggccgcgccgccgccgggccCTCACGGCCGCGTTCTCCCTCCATTTCCGGCCGGAGGACGTCGCCGAGCTCGCGCACAACAAG GTCTTGATTGCGGCGACGGTGGCCGGTGTGATCGGGCAGCTGGCCAAGCCCTTCACTTCCGGCAGGGATGGGGGCAAAATCGACATCGTCAGGGTCGCCGCCCAGTCAGGGGGGATGCCCTCCACCCACTCAGCG GCAGTTGTGGCAGTGACTACTTCGCTTGCGCTAGAAAG GGGGTTTGCTGACTCCATATTCGGGATGTCGGTGGTATTTGCGTCGATTGTAATGTATGATGCTCAG GGAGTCAGAAGAGAGGTGGGCAAGCACGCAAGGCTTTTGAACAAGCTATGGGCCCTGCGAGAGCAGACGACTCAAGATCAGGAGGACGGTGGCGACCAGGTGCATTCCACCCCTGAACCCGTCCCCGCAAACCTCGAGATGGCCACAGAGCTCGTCTCCGTTCCTCAGGACGCATCTATGTCGCAGCGTTCAAACGCCATGCCTTCCTCGACGCGTGGCGCTGCGACCAGATTGCCGAGACCGAACACCCTCCAAAGCTCAGAGCCAGAGCTAACTGAGTTGACAGAGGAGTATAACCGGCTGAGCGAGTCTGTCGGCCACACGGAGGCGCAGGTCACGGTCGGTGCCTTGCTAGGCTTTGTTGTAAGCTTAGCCGTTCACGCGACACTGTAA
- the LOC119335828 gene encoding protein SUPPRESSOR OF NPR1-1 CONSTITUTIVE 4-like, with translation MASPHRRLLLFTVVVFLPQVFSQLPNICGTKANGRYACPDCSTSTAATSNRSAGFEANLLRLQASLQHMAATDASFLNSTFTTGASDTADTVFGLAMCFADAERSDCSSCLAGAAAELPGTRCAGRRDIVLWYGHCLVRYDDAPFFGSADTSPARRFDVPNPHNFSDPVSLGTARQRLAGRMLPAAAASALRFAFDAEEVTPNMTLHGLAQCTEDLSPEECSRCLASHMVWLAGCCADMDGVRLNGPNCYLRYEFMAFMPSMPPSMAPLLPPLPASEPGTPSGRKKARTYILAGTLSALALLCLFLLGAFLYYNKKFHGSLPPMPWKRDTPAIESFLRRQHPRRYSYSQVKRMTKSFSHKLGHGGNGVVYKGSLLDGREIAVKMLKDNRDVDGEDFMTEVASISRTSHVNVVTLLGFCLQGRSKRGLIYEFMPNGSLERYTSGRGTEHNSLGCETLFDIAVGIARGLEYLHRGCNAHIVHFDIKPHNILLDQDLRPKISDFGLAKLCSQKESTIAVSIAGARGTIGYIAPEVFSRGVGAVTSKSDVYSYGMMILEISGARRNIDDDDFAGSGTSSSSSKYFPQCLYEGLDQFCASACAIDDGEATELVRKMVVVGLWCVQISPSDRPSMTRVLEMLEKSAEELQLPQHAPRGL, from the coding sequence ATGGCTTCGCCTCATCGGCGCCTCCTCCTCTTCACCGTCGTCGTCTTCCTCCCACAAGTGTTCTCCCAGCTCCCCAACATCTGCGGGACAAAGGCCAATGGCCGGTACGCCTGCCCTGACTGCTCCACCTCTACTGCAGCCACCTCAAACCGTAGCGCCGGCTTCGAAGCCAACCTCCTCCGGCTCCAGGCCTCTCTCCAACACATGGCCGCCACGGACGCCAGCTTCCTGAACTCCACTTTCACCACGGGCGCCAGCGACACGGCGGACACGGTCTTTGGACTTGCCATGTGCTTCGCAGACGCGGAGCGGTCCGACTGCTCTTCTTGTCTCGCTGGCGCGGCAGCTGAGTTGCCCGGGACCCGGTGCGCAGGCCGCAGGGATATTGTCCTCTGGTACGGGCACTGCCTCGTGCGCTACGATGACGCCCCCTTCTTCGGCAGCGCGGACACGTCACCGGCGCGGCGGTTCGACGTGCCCAACCCCCACAACTTCTCCGATCCAGTGAGCCTGGGTACGGCGCGTCAGAGGCTGGCCGGGCGGATGCTCCCTGCCGCGGCGGCCTCGGCGCTCCGGTTTGCCTTTGACGCCGAGGAGGTCACACCAAACATGACGCTGCATGGGCTGGCACAATGCACGGAGGACCTGTCCCCCGAGGAGTGCAGCCGGTGCTTGGCGTCGCACATGGTCTGGCTCGCCGGATGCTGCGCCGACATGGACGGTGTCCGTCTAAACGGGCCCAACTGCTACCTGCGCTACGAGTTCATGGCCTTCATGCCCAGCATGCCACCGTCCATGGCACCCCTGCTACCTCCTCTTCCGGCGTCTGAACCAGGGACTCCCTCAGGGAGGAAGAAGGCTAGAACATACATACTTGCGGGGACCCTGAGTGCATTGGCGCTGCTGTGCCTCTTTCTTCTGGGAGCATTTCTGTATTACAACAAGAAGTTTCATGGCTCACTTCCTCCCATGCCCTGGAAGAGGGACACACCGGCGATCGAATCCTTCCTGCGTCGGCAACATCCGAGGAGGTACAGCTACTCGCAAGTGAAACGGATGACGAAATCTTTCTCCCACAAACTTGGCCATGGCGGTAACGGTGTGGTCTACAAAGGCAGCCTCCTGGATGGCCGCGAGATTGCCGTGAAGATGCTCAAGGACAACAGGGACGTCGATGGCGAGGATTTCATGACTGAGGTCGCCAGCATCAGCAGAACCTCCCATGTCAACGTCGTCACACTGCTGGGATTCTGCTTGCAGGGTAGATCGAAAAGGGGACTCATCTATGAGTTCATGCCGAATGGCTCCCTTGAAAGATACACTTCTGGGAGAGGCACTGAGCACAACTCACTTGGCTGTGAGACGCTGTTCGACATTGCTGTCGGCATCGCGCGAGGCCTCGAGTACCTGCACCGAGGTTGCAACGCGCATATTGTGCATTTTGACATCAAGCCTCACAACATCCTCCTGGACCAGGACCTCCGGCCTAAGATCTCTGACTTTGGACTGGCCAAGCTGTGCTCCCAAAAAGAGAGCACCATCGCAGTGTCCATCGCCGGAGCTCGGGGGACGATTGGGTACATCGCGCCTGAGGTGTTCTCCAGGGGAGTAGGGGCAGTCACCAGCAAGTCCGATGTCTACAGCTACGGCATGATGATTCTTGAGATATCTGGGGCTAGGAGGAACATCGATGATGATGATTTTGCTGGTTCAGggacaagcagcagcagcagcaagtatTTCCCCCAGTGTTTATACGAAGGCTTAGATCAGTTCTGCGCAAGCGCTTGCGCGATCGATGATGGCGAGGCGaccgagttggtgaggaagatggtGGTGGTCGGGCTGTGGTGCGTGCAAATCTCCCCTTCGGACCGGCCTTCCATGACCAGAGTGCTCGAGATGCTGGAGAAGAGCGCTGAAGAGCTTCAGCTACCACAACATGCTCCGCGTGGACTTTGA